One window from the genome of Natrialba magadii ATCC 43099 encodes:
- a CDS encoding CDC48 family AAA ATPase → MNEVQLEVAKAYPNDSGRGIARLDPDTLLHLKLSPGDIIEIEGADTTAAKVWRADRQDWNTDTVRIDGFTRQNADVGIGERVTIRKAEATKADKLTLAPPEEASVQFGSDAAGMVKRQILKRPVVGRDIVPVMSSTNHPFMRSPGQAIPLIAVETEPEGVVLITEDTDVELREEPISGFEKTGGGITYEDIGGLQGEIQRVREMVELPMKHPQIFKKLGIEPPQGVLLHGPPGTGKTLLAKAVANETSASFFSIAGPEIISKYYGESEQQLREIFEDASEESPAIIFIDELDSIAPKREDVTGEVERRVVAQLLTMMDGLEARGQVIVIAATNRVDSVDPALRRPGRFDREIEIGVPDEVGREEILQIHTRGMPLSDDVALSHLADETHGFVGADIESLTKEAAMKALRRYLPEIDLDEEDIPPSLIDRMIVKREDFRGALGEVEPSAMREVLVELPKISWDDVGGLHDAKEQVQESVEWPLNNPGRFSRLGIDPPAGVLLYGPPGTGKTLMAKAVANETNANFISVRGPQLLSKWVGESEKAIRQTFRKARQVSPTVIFFDELDALAPGRGGETGSNVSERVVNQLLTELDGLEEMEDVMVIGATNRPDMIDPALLRSGRFDRLVMIGEPDVDGRERILDIHTQETPLAADVTLREIAEITDGYVGSDLESIAREAAIEALREDHEADIVEMRHFRQAMENVRPTITDDILDYYERIEEEFKGGSSGPDPTGRRGSRIGFQ, encoded by the coding sequence ATGAATGAAGTTCAACTGGAGGTTGCGAAGGCGTACCCGAACGACTCGGGTCGTGGTATCGCCCGACTCGACCCGGACACGCTGTTGCATTTGAAGCTCAGTCCGGGCGACATCATCGAGATCGAAGGTGCAGACACGACTGCCGCGAAGGTGTGGCGTGCAGACCGGCAGGACTGGAACACGGACACCGTCAGAATCGACGGCTTCACCCGGCAGAACGCCGACGTGGGCATCGGCGAGCGAGTCACCATTCGGAAAGCCGAAGCCACGAAGGCGGACAAGCTCACGCTTGCGCCGCCGGAGGAGGCCTCGGTACAGTTCGGCTCCGACGCGGCGGGCATGGTCAAACGCCAGATTCTGAAACGACCGGTCGTCGGCCGTGATATCGTGCCCGTGATGAGCTCGACGAACCACCCGTTCATGCGCTCGCCGGGCCAGGCGATCCCGCTGATCGCCGTCGAAACCGAGCCGGAGGGCGTCGTCCTCATCACCGAGGACACTGACGTCGAACTCCGGGAGGAGCCAATTTCGGGCTTCGAGAAGACCGGCGGCGGGATCACTTACGAGGATATCGGCGGACTCCAGGGCGAGATCCAGCGGGTCCGGGAGATGGTCGAACTCCCGATGAAGCACCCACAGATCTTCAAGAAACTGGGGATCGAGCCGCCACAGGGTGTCCTCCTGCACGGCCCACCCGGTACCGGGAAGACCCTGCTCGCGAAGGCCGTGGCCAACGAGACCTCCGCGAGTTTCTTCTCGATTGCCGGCCCGGAGATCATCTCGAAGTACTACGGCGAATCCGAGCAACAGCTCAGAGAGATCTTCGAGGACGCAAGCGAGGAGTCGCCCGCGATCATCTTCATCGACGAACTCGACTCCATCGCGCCCAAACGCGAAGACGTCACCGGCGAGGTCGAACGCCGCGTCGTCGCCCAGCTTCTGACGATGATGGACGGGCTCGAGGCCCGCGGACAGGTCATCGTCATCGCGGCGACGAACCGCGTCGACAGCGTCGACCCCGCCCTTCGCCGACCGGGCCGTTTCGACCGCGAAATCGAGATCGGCGTGCCGGACGAGGTCGGCCGCGAGGAAATCCTGCAGATCCACACCCGCGGAATGCCGCTCTCGGACGATGTCGCGCTCTCACACTTGGCCGACGAAACCCACGGCTTCGTCGGTGCTGACATCGAGAGCCTGACCAAGGAGGCCGCGATGAAGGCACTGCGGCGCTACCTCCCCGAGATCGATCTGGACGAGGAGGACATCCCGCCGAGCCTGATCGACCGGATGATCGTCAAGCGCGAGGACTTCCGCGGCGCACTCGGCGAGGTCGAACCCTCGGCGATGCGGGAAGTCCTCGTCGAACTCCCCAAGATTTCCTGGGACGACGTCGGCGGCCTGCACGACGCCAAAGAGCAGGTCCAGGAGTCCGTCGAGTGGCCGCTCAACAATCCCGGTCGGTTCAGTCGGCTGGGGATCGATCCACCGGCGGGCGTCCTGCTATACGGCCCGCCCGGCACCGGGAAGACGCTCATGGCGAAAGCGGTCGCCAACGAGACCAACGCGAACTTTATCTCCGTTCGCGGCCCACAGCTGCTCTCGAAGTGGGTCGGCGAATCGGAGAAGGCCATCCGTCAGACCTTCCGCAAGGCGCGGCAGGTCTCCCCGACGGTGATCTTCTTCGACGAACTCGACGCGCTGGCCCCGGGCCGCGGTGGCGAAACCGGATCGAACGTCTCCGAACGCGTCGTCAACCAGCTCCTGACGGAACTGGATGGCTTAGAAGAAATGGAGGACGTGATGGTCATCGGCGCGACCAACCGGCCGGACATGATCGACCCCGCACTGCTTCGCTCGGGTCGATTCGACCGCCTCGTCATGATCGGCGAGCCCGACGTCGACGGCCGCGAACGGATCCTCGACATCCACACGCAGGAGACGCCGCTGGCCGCAGACGTCACCCTCCGTGAGATTGCAGAGATCACGGACGGCTACGTCGGCAGCGACCTCGAGTCAATCGCCCGCGAGGCAGCTATCGAGGCCCTGCGCGAGGATCACGAGGCCGACATCGTCGAGATGCGCCACTTCCGACAGGCGATGGAGAACGTCCGGCCGACGATCACGGACGACATCCTCGACTACTACGAGCGCATCGAAGAGGAATTCAAGGGCGGCTCGAGTGGCCCCGACCCGACCGGCCGTCGTGGCAGTCGTATCGGCTTCCAGTAA
- a CDS encoding DUF7344 domain-containing protein has translation MNRTSASRMEAACSLLSKSERRYLLYQLSDGDRANIDNLIDQIAAWELDEDRQEDHNAVDEDTRQQVYISLIHNHLPRLADYEIIDYDLRSGDVVLDEGFEDIKPLLEQFRQTEEHPELRTRATL, from the coding sequence ATGAACCGCACTAGCGCCTCTCGGATGGAAGCGGCATGTTCGCTGCTGTCAAAATCGGAACGTCGCTACTTACTGTATCAGCTGTCGGACGGCGACCGGGCAAACATCGACAACCTCATCGACCAGATTGCCGCCTGGGAACTCGACGAAGACCGACAGGAAGACCACAACGCCGTCGACGAGGACACGCGCCAGCAGGTGTACATTTCGCTGATTCACAACCACCTGCCACGACTGGCGGACTACGAGATTATCGACTACGACCTTCGGAGCGGCGACGTCGTCCTCGATGAGGGCTTCGAGGACATCAAGCCGCTGCTCGAGCAGTTCCGGCAGACGGAGGAACATCCGGAACTGCGAACGCGGGCGACGCTGTAG
- a CDS encoding ABC transporter ATP-binding protein, with translation MTEDIIRVEGLSTRFFTEQGQVNAVDDLDFRIERGEVFGIVGESGSGKSVTARSLMDLIESPGRITDGQIWFNDAELAESVAEDNEEAVDGDFVDLLSITEQQRTALRGTSFSMIFQDPESSFNPSLTVGEQLAEAVEVQQRASANPRSTKAKTQTSDYSFGNYLLSTMLPSQRFVTEESRERAIELLELVGIPDPVERADEYPHEYSGGMLQRAMIAQALAGEPDVLVADEPTTALDVTIQAQILDLLDELQAETGMTILLITHNLGVVARMCDRVGVMYAGEIVERGTLEDVFDDHVHPYTKGLLGSIPDLEGAAGRLQPIGGNVPSLLDHEMEDRCHFADRCPKAMDQCLEHPPEYAASGSDDHTVRCVLAERSYDESDAIPAGYFDETERPAGDKHEDPERSAGEPPEEPTQPQTTVDESGGESR, from the coding sequence ATGACTGAGGATATTATTCGCGTCGAAGGACTCTCGACTCGCTTCTTCACGGAACAGGGACAGGTAAACGCAGTCGACGACCTCGACTTCCGGATCGAACGCGGCGAGGTCTTCGGCATCGTCGGCGAGAGTGGCAGCGGAAAGAGCGTGACCGCTCGCTCGCTCATGGATCTCATCGAGTCACCCGGTCGGATCACCGACGGGCAAATCTGGTTCAACGACGCCGAACTCGCCGAAAGCGTTGCCGAAGACAACGAGGAGGCCGTCGACGGCGACTTCGTCGACCTGCTCTCGATCACCGAACAGCAACGAACGGCGCTCCGGGGAACCTCCTTCAGCATGATCTTCCAGGACCCCGAGAGCAGTTTCAACCCGAGTCTCACCGTCGGCGAACAACTCGCCGAGGCCGTCGAGGTCCAGCAACGAGCCAGTGCGAACCCACGCTCGACGAAAGCCAAGACACAAACCTCGGACTACTCCTTTGGCAACTACCTGCTCTCGACGATGCTTCCCTCCCAGCGATTCGTCACCGAGGAGAGTCGAGAGCGAGCGATCGAGCTACTCGAGTTAGTCGGCATCCCGGACCCGGTCGAACGGGCCGACGAGTATCCACACGAGTACTCGGGTGGCATGCTCCAGCGGGCGATGATCGCCCAGGCGCTTGCGGGTGAGCCGGACGTGCTCGTCGCCGACGAGCCGACGACCGCGCTGGACGTGACGATTCAGGCCCAAATCCTCGACCTGCTCGACGAGTTGCAAGCGGAGACGGGGATGACGATCCTGCTGATCACGCACAACCTGGGTGTCGTCGCCCGAATGTGCGATCGGGTCGGTGTGATGTACGCCGGCGAGATCGTCGAGCGAGGGACACTCGAGGACGTCTTCGACGATCACGTCCATCCCTACACGAAGGGGCTGCTCGGATCGATCCCGGATCTCGAAGGGGCGGCCGGGCGGCTCCAGCCGATCGGTGGAAACGTGCCGAGTTTGCTCGACCACGAGATGGAGGATCGGTGCCACTTCGCCGACCGGTGTCCGAAGGCGATGGATCAGTGTCTCGAACATCCACCCGAGTACGCTGCATCGGGCAGTGACGACCACACTGTTCGGTGTGTGCTCGCAGAGCGGTCCTACGACGAGAGCGACGCGATTCCGGCGGGCTACTTCGACGAAACCGAACGACCGGCGGGAGACAAACACGAGGACCCAGAGCGATCGGCGGGCGAACCGCCGGAGGAACCGACGCAGCCACAGACGACGGTCGACGAATCAGGAGGTGAGTCACGATGA
- a CDS encoding DMT family transporter: MSRARNTGLFLVLAAAWGTAFVAISAGLDHFPPVLFAAFRYDIAGILMLAYAAYAVDDWYPTGRAEWAVVAVGATLLIAAYHAFLFVGQQHTTAAAAAILVSLSPVLTTGFARLLMPSDALSLLGVVGVGLGLVGVAIISQPETGELLAPDVVGKLLVFCAAAAFALGSVLTRRIDAALPIETMEAWSMLGGALLMHLISLVLREPIEPATWTDPQALGALAYLAVVASALGFLLYFDLLERLGAVEINMVSYVAPIFTVIAGWLYLDEVIDAATLVGFLLIALGFVLVKRRAIRETLGRSRASDARSSTDADSD; encoded by the coding sequence GTGAGCCGCGCTCGAAACACCGGACTCTTCCTCGTCCTCGCTGCCGCCTGGGGAACCGCGTTCGTCGCCATCAGCGCCGGACTCGACCACTTCCCGCCAGTGTTGTTTGCCGCCTTCCGATACGACATCGCCGGCATCCTGATGCTCGCGTACGCGGCCTACGCCGTCGACGACTGGTATCCGACCGGGCGTGCAGAGTGGGCCGTCGTCGCCGTCGGCGCGACACTCTTGATCGCGGCCTATCACGCGTTCCTGTTCGTCGGCCAGCAGCACACGACGGCTGCGGCGGCCGCGATTCTGGTGAGCCTCTCGCCCGTCCTGACGACCGGCTTCGCCCGCCTGCTGATGCCGTCGGACGCACTCTCCCTGCTCGGTGTCGTCGGCGTCGGTCTCGGACTCGTCGGCGTTGCCATTATCTCACAGCCGGAGACCGGTGAACTGCTCGCCCCGGACGTGGTCGGCAAGTTGCTCGTCTTCTGTGCCGCCGCTGCGTTCGCACTCGGCAGCGTCCTCACGCGCCGAATCGACGCCGCGTTACCCATCGAGACGATGGAAGCCTGGTCGATGCTCGGCGGGGCACTCCTGATGCACCTCATCAGTCTCGTCCTTCGGGAACCGATCGAACCGGCGACCTGGACCGACCCGCAAGCACTCGGCGCACTCGCCTACCTCGCCGTCGTCGCGAGCGCACTCGGCTTCCTGCTGTACTTCGACCTCCTCGAACGCCTCGGTGCCGTCGAAATCAACATGGTCTCCTACGTCGCACCGATCTTCACCGTGATCGCCGGCTGGCTCTACCTCGACGAGGTGATCGACGCCGCCACGCTGGTCGGCTTCCTCCTCATCGCACTCGGGTTCGTTCTCGTCAAGCGGCGTGCCATCCGCGAGACGCTCGGTCGGAGTCGAGCGAGCGACGCGAGGTCGAGTACTGACGCTGATAGCGACTAG
- a CDS encoding ABC transporter permease produces the protein MSLAKFLIKRTLQGIFVIWGVVTITFGLRAVAPGDPVDLVVDPATSPEIREQVRQDMGLDEPIYVQYIDYLQGILVGDLGFSYQSRRDVTVMVLERVPATLELAIAATIVAVVIAIPLGVISATRRHEPSDYGATMFSLVGISTPNFWLGIMLILVMSVQFGLFPVSERPVGFVEAVTALVTTGYFNDLITWFRHMTLPALTLGTYFTALITRLTRSGMVDELGKPYVTATEAKGLPSVLIRYKHVLRNTMIPIITVLGLQLGTLIGGAVITEWVFDWPGLGTRLINALYAGDWPVIQGVLIFIGIGFVVINIVVDSLYAYLNPRVVDE, from the coding sequence ATGTCTCTTGCCAAATTCCTTATTAAACGAACCTTACAGGGCATTTTCGTTATCTGGGGAGTCGTCACGATAACATTCGGCCTCCGGGCCGTCGCACCGGGTGATCCCGTCGATCTGGTCGTCGATCCGGCGACGTCGCCCGAAATACGGGAACAGGTCCGCCAGGATATGGGACTGGACGAGCCGATATACGTCCAGTACATAGACTACCTGCAGGGCATTCTCGTTGGCGACCTCGGATTCTCGTATCAGTCCCGCCGCGACGTGACCGTGATGGTCCTCGAGCGGGTGCCGGCGACACTCGAGTTAGCAATCGCCGCAACGATCGTCGCGGTCGTCATCGCGATTCCGCTTGGCGTCATCAGCGCAACCAGACGCCACGAGCCGTCCGATTACGGCGCGACGATGTTCTCGTTGGTCGGGATCAGTACGCCGAACTTCTGGCTGGGGATCATGTTGATTCTCGTCATGTCGGTCCAGTTCGGCCTGTTCCCGGTGAGCGAGCGCCCGGTCGGCTTCGTCGAAGCCGTGACCGCGCTCGTGACGACCGGCTACTTCAACGACCTGATCACCTGGTTCCGCCATATGACGCTGCCCGCACTCACGCTCGGAACGTACTTTACCGCCCTTATTACGCGACTCACTCGCAGTGGGATGGTCGACGAACTCGGAAAGCCGTACGTAACGGCGACCGAAGCAAAGGGGCTGCCGAGCGTGCTGATCAGATACAAACACGTCCTGCGAAATACGATGATCCCGATCATCACGGTGCTCGGCCTCCAGCTCGGGACGCTCATCGGTGGCGCGGTCATCACCGAGTGGGTTTTCGACTGGCCTGGGCTCGGAACGAGACTGATAAACGCCCTCTATGCCGGTGACTGGCCGGTTATTCAGGGTGTGCTCATCTTCATCGGAATCGGGTTCGTCGTGATCAACATCGTGGTCGACTCGCTGTACGCCTACCTCAACCCGCGGGTGGTTGACGAATGA
- the larC gene encoding nickel pincer cofactor biosynthesis protein LarC: MNVLAFDGRMGASGDMILATLLDAGADPDVLESITDELDVAYQIEETVTCGISGTSVDVVLTEEHDGHGECDDGHGHGHDHDHDHGHSHSHADHSHSHADHTHSHDEDGHEHTHSHTDSHDHAHEHTHDDHEHTHTHTHTHTPAEGHGPHRSYTDVRTIVETMALPDPVERDALAIFKRLGEAEASVHGKALESIHFHEVGADDAIADIVGAAALVHDLAPDRIVTTPLSTGGGTATMAHGEYPIPAPAVVEIAQEADWALRGGPVEAELLTPTGAAILAHFADGVDSLPELDVTAAGYGAGGYDLDPHPNVLRVLVGEGAGGLYKDNIAVLETNLDDATPEILGSLQETLAEVGARDVSILPATMKKSRPGHLVKVICKPEDRTRVARRLAEETGTLGVRDAGVTHRWIADREFETVAVDLGGERYEVTVKIARDSDGAVYDVSAEYDNAVAVASEASTSIRTIVERAEQIASEKWNQN; encoded by the coding sequence ATGAACGTTCTCGCCTTCGACGGCCGCATGGGCGCAAGCGGCGACATGATCCTCGCCACCTTGCTGGATGCTGGTGCCGACCCGGACGTACTCGAGTCCATCACGGACGAACTCGACGTTGCGTACCAGATCGAGGAGACGGTTACGTGCGGGATTTCGGGGACGTCAGTGGATGTGGTGCTGACTGAGGAACACGATGGTCATGGTGAGTGTGACGATGGGCATGGGCATGGACACGATCACGACCACGACCACGGTCACAGTCACAGTCACGCTGATCACAGTCACAGTCACGCTGATCACACTCACAGCCACGACGAGGACGGTCACGAGCATACCCATTCCCACACTGACAGCCACGACCACGCACACGAGCACACGCACGACGACCACGAACACACCCACACTCACACTCACACCCACACCCCCGCCGAAGGACACGGCCCCCACCGCAGCTACACCGACGTCCGCACCATCGTCGAAACCATGGCCCTCCCCGACCCCGTCGAGCGCGACGCACTCGCCATCTTCAAACGCCTCGGTGAAGCCGAGGCCAGCGTCCACGGCAAGGCACTCGAGTCCATTCACTTTCACGAGGTCGGGGCGGACGACGCCATCGCGGATATCGTCGGGGCGGCGGCGCTGGTGCACGATCTCGCGCCGGATCGCATCGTCACCACGCCGCTGTCGACCGGCGGCGGGACGGCCACGATGGCCCACGGCGAGTACCCGATTCCCGCACCTGCGGTCGTCGAAATTGCCCAAGAGGCCGACTGGGCGCTTCGCGGTGGGCCTGTCGAGGCCGAACTACTCACTCCCACCGGGGCGGCGATCCTCGCGCACTTCGCCGACGGCGTCGACTCACTCCCCGAACTCGACGTAACGGCCGCCGGGTACGGCGCGGGCGGCTACGACCTCGATCCCCACCCGAACGTCCTCCGAGTGCTGGTCGGTGAGGGAGCCGGCGGATTGTACAAGGATAACATCGCGGTACTCGAGACGAACCTCGACGACGCAACCCCGGAGATACTGGGCAGTCTGCAGGAAACCCTGGCCGAGGTGGGCGCGCGAGATGTCTCGATTCTCCCGGCGACGATGAAGAAGTCGCGACCAGGCCATCTGGTGAAAGTGATCTGCAAGCCCGAGGATCGAACGCGGGTTGCCCGGCGGCTTGCCGAGGAGACCGGCACGTTGGGGGTTCGTGATGCGGGTGTGACCCATCGCTGGATCGCCGACCGCGAGTTCGAGACGGTGGCGGTAGACCTCGGTGGCGAGCGCTACGAAGTGACGGTCAAAATCGCCCGCGATAGCGACGGTGCGGTGTACGACGTGAGTGCAGAGTACGACAATGCTGTGGCTGTTGCATCTGAAGCGAGTACATCTATTCGAACGATCGTAGAACGAGCTGAGCAGATCGCTTCCGAGAAGTGGAACCAGAACTAG
- a CDS encoding ABC transporter permease → MISDRLKSSLKREFDQSLMAKIGLAIALVIILVATFAPILATHHPGQTGHFDEEGSSYPPIGFDYETHAWEDGDDGRERVPHTVEPTSEHVLGTNNLGQDVYSRMLFGARTSLLVGLIGTGLAAAFGVPFGLVAGYFGGRTDDSMMRVADIMLAFPSLVLAIALIGVFGRSVQYIPDPIVMAGFADGMPEYAVLPGTVTLVVALVNWVWFARVARGEALAIRNEEYVKAARSLGASNWTVLRKHVLPNSLTPIIVLATIQVAAIILLESSLSYLGFSGTTLSWGYEISQGQDYLRTAWWISTIPGIAIVLAVISINLLGDWLRDALDPNIEGEGGV, encoded by the coding sequence ATGATTTCAGATCGCCTCAAATCGAGCCTGAAGCGGGAGTTCGACCAGAGCCTGATGGCAAAGATCGGACTCGCGATCGCGCTCGTTATCATTCTGGTCGCGACCTTTGCACCGATACTCGCAACACATCATCCGGGCCAGACCGGACACTTCGACGAGGAGGGAAGCTCCTATCCACCGATCGGATTCGACTACGAGACACACGCCTGGGAGGACGGCGACGACGGCCGTGAACGCGTCCCGCACACGGTCGAGCCAACGTCTGAGCACGTACTCGGGACGAACAACCTCGGACAGGACGTCTACTCGCGAATGCTGTTCGGTGCGCGAACGTCACTGCTCGTCGGGTTGATCGGAACCGGGCTGGCGGCTGCCTTTGGCGTGCCGTTCGGTCTGGTTGCAGGCTACTTCGGCGGGCGAACGGACGACTCCATGATGCGGGTCGCCGACATCATGCTCGCGTTCCCGTCGCTCGTCCTCGCAATCGCACTCATCGGGGTGTTCGGCAGAAGCGTCCAGTACATCCCGGACCCGATCGTCATGGCCGGGTTCGCCGACGGAATGCCCGAATACGCGGTGTTACCCGGGACCGTCACCCTCGTCGTTGCACTCGTCAACTGGGTGTGGTTCGCCCGCGTCGCCCGCGGTGAGGCGCTTGCGATACGCAACGAAGAGTACGTGAAAGCCGCACGGAGTCTCGGCGCGAGCAACTGGACCGTGCTTCGCAAGCACGTCCTGCCGAACAGTCTCACGCCGATCATCGTGCTCGCGACGATCCAGGTCGCCGCGATCATCCTCCTCGAGAGTTCGCTGTCGTACCTCGGGTTCTCCGGGACGACGCTCTCGTGGGGGTACGAGATCAGCCAGGGCCAGGACTACCTGCGAACTGCCTGGTGGATCTCGACGATTCCCGGCATCGCAATCGTCCTCGCCGTGATCAGTATCAACTTGCTCGGCGACTGGCTCCGGGACGCCCTCGACCCGAACATCGAGGGAGAGGGAGGTGTCTAA
- a CDS encoding ABC transporter ATP-binding protein, with product MSSDEQATNTASTETGTDLSGTEAGVADDSETHATAAATTSAGEPLVSVQNLEKYFWENDSLLDRLVGEDPVAVRAVDGVSFDIYEGETLGLVGESGCGKSTTGETLLRLQESTGGRVEFEGENVYEMDSGALTDFRQNAQVVFQDPFSSLDPRMTIGDIVQQPLDIHDVGTTDERRARVRDLLERVGLSTDQLDRYPHEFSGGQRQRIGIARALALEPEFLVLDEPTSALDVSVQAQVLNLLEDLQNEFDLTYLLISHDLSVIRHICDRVAVMYLGEIVEIGPVEELFDNPKHPYTKALLESVPRATTDERERDRETLAGDVPSPRNPPSGCRFRTRCPMVIPPEGMQIEQETFREIMTARERIENRDISLETVGGDQIELEDGSVPSEDVPAFVDLLHERLFDEPLPQRHRERVDEAFAELADTNWEAAESTLRTEYETVCERVNPGLGEGGHPVACHLYGEAGDSANAADPDSWS from the coding sequence ATGAGTTCCGACGAGCAAGCGACGAACACAGCGAGCACAGAGACAGGGACGGACCTGTCTGGAACCGAGGCTGGCGTGGCAGACGACAGTGAAACGCACGCCACCGCAGCCGCCACGACGAGTGCCGGCGAACCACTCGTCAGCGTCCAGAACCTCGAAAAGTACTTCTGGGAGAACGACTCGCTGCTCGACCGCCTCGTCGGAGAGGACCCGGTCGCCGTCCGCGCTGTCGACGGCGTAAGCTTCGACATCTACGAGGGTGAGACGCTCGGACTCGTCGGCGAATCCGGCTGTGGAAAGTCGACGACCGGCGAAACCCTGCTGCGACTCCAGGAGTCGACTGGCGGTCGCGTCGAGTTCGAGGGCGAGAACGTCTACGAGATGGATAGCGGAGCACTCACAGACTTCCGCCAGAACGCACAGGTCGTCTTCCAGGACCCCTTCTCGAGTCTCGATCCGCGGATGACGATCGGCGACATCGTCCAGCAACCACTCGATATCCACGACGTCGGCACCACGGACGAACGCCGTGCTCGCGTTCGGGATCTCCTCGAGCGCGTCGGACTCTCGACCGACCAACTCGACCGCTATCCCCACGAGTTCTCCGGCGGCCAGCGCCAGCGCATCGGCATCGCGCGCGCACTCGCACTCGAGCCGGAGTTTCTCGTCCTCGACGAGCCGACGAGCGCACTCGACGTCTCGGTGCAGGCGCAGGTCCTGAACCTACTCGAAGACTTACAAAACGAGTTCGACCTCACCTACCTGCTCATCAGCCACGACCTCTCGGTGATTCGCCACATCTGTGACCGAGTCGCGGTGATGTACCTCGGCGAAATCGTCGAAATCGGCCCCGTCGAAGAGCTGTTCGACAACCCGAAACATCCCTACACGAAGGCCCTACTCGAGAGCGTCCCGCGGGCGACCACGGACGAACGAGAGCGCGACCGGGAAACGCTCGCGGGTGACGTGCCGTCGCCGCGCAATCCACCGAGTGGCTGTCGGTTCCGGACCCGGTGTCCGATGGTGATTCCGCCGGAAGGGATGCAAATCGAGCAGGAGACCTTCCGCGAGATTATGACCGCTCGAGAGCGCATCGAGAATCGAGACATCTCACTCGAGACGGTTGGCGGCGATCAGATCGAACTCGAGGACGGTTCGGTGCCGTCGGAGGACGTCCCGGCGTTCGTCGATCTGCTCCACGAGCGGTTGTTCGACGAGCCACTACCGCAGCGCCATCGCGAGCGGGTAGACGAGGCGTTTGCCGAACTGGCCGACACCAACTGGGAAGCAGCAGAGTCCACGCTTCGAACGGAGTACGAGACCGTCTGTGAGCGTGTTAATCCGGGTCTCGGCGAGGGAGGACACCCGGTGGCGTGTCACCTCTACGGTGAGGCAGGCGACAGTGCAAACGCGGCCGATCCAGATTCCTGGTCCTGA